In a genomic window of Mycosarcoma maydis chromosome 5, whole genome shotgun sequence:
- a CDS encoding tRNA dihydrouridine synthase (related to tRNA dihydrouridine synthase) yields MPGPNGVASASSLQPISNYPSYDPDAIQLPPHLLLDAFHGLNVCAPMVRYSKLAFRTLVSRYETHITTTPMILAKEFSRTEAARNSEFSTNQYERGTYELLPGIAEGCESAQRRLSDRHDSDWKSDKMPSAAPSAPDGGQGCTNGEAEREAQAQHLKLAKQKVRVRGALVAQFASSKPEPFADASELIGRFVDGVDLNCGCPQPWAYEELLGSYLLRQPETVRDMVRAVKARMGSDFCVSVKIRIDPDLRLTDALVRNALHAGASILQIHGRTRWQSSSEPVNLDGIKFAVDAANACGFRTSWGSKGGAAARFADGGSGGLVPCVANGDVWTLDDAIHYRQTTGCRGAMSARGLLANPALFSGYNQTPPEAVGLFHKIATSWGLHTGLIQRHLAYMLEGSFQSRAEAIHFNSLSGGASMMDYLAEQGLLWSEAKHADPLADRLGFGGATRGIIGKAERGVGPLRCWSPSETLAGIGL; encoded by the coding sequence ATGCCGGGGCCCAACGGAGTGGCGTCAGCTTCGAGCCTACAACCAATATCAAACTACCCGAGCTACGATCCTGATGCGATCCAACTGCCACcgcacctcctcctcgatgCGTTCCACGGCCTCAACGTCTGTGCGCCGATGGTGCGATACTCAAAGTTGGCCTTCCGCACGCTCGTATCACGATATGAGACGCATATCACAACAACGCCAATGATCTTGGCGAAAGAATTCAGCAGGACCGAGGCAGCACGCAATTCGGAGTTTTCGACGAATCAATATGAGCGTGGGACGTacgagctgctgcctgGGATTGCCGAAGGATGCGAGAGTGCACAGCGACGGCTATCGGATCGGCACGATTCCGACTGGAAAAGTGATAAAATGCCATCGGCGGCGCCGTCAGCACCGGACGGCGGACAAGGTTGTACCAACGGCGAAGCAGAACGAGAggcgcaagcacagcaTCTCAAGCTTGCCAAACAAAAGGTGCGCGTTCGTGGAGCGCTAGTGGCTCAGTTTGCCTCAAGCAAACCCGAGCCGTTTGCGGATGCATCCGAGTTGATCGGACGGTTTGTCGACGGTGTCGATCTCAACTGTGGCTGCCCGCAACCCTGGGCGTACGAGGAACTGCTTGGCTCGTATCTCCTCCGACAGCCCGAGACGGTGCGTGATATGGTTCGCGCTGTCAAAGCACGGATGGGATCCGACTTCTGCGTTAGCGTCAAGATACGTATCGATCCAGATCTGCGTCTTACCGATGCGCTGGTGCGCAACGCGCTACACGCCGGCGCATCGATTCTTCAGATTCACGGTCGCACACGCTGGCAGTCATCGTCGGAACCGGTGAATCTGGATGGCATCAAGTTCGccgtcgatgcagccaacGCTTGCGGATTCAGGACAAGTTGGGGCTCAAAGGGTGGCGCAGCTGCGAGATTTGCTGATGGCGGAAGTGGCGGCTTGGTGCCTTGTGTTGCAAATGGCGATGTGTGGACGCTAGACGATGCAATCCACTATCGTCAGACGACTGGGTGTAGGGGTGCAATGAGCGCTCGGGGTCTGCTCGCCAACCCGGCGCTTTTCTCAGGTTACAACCAAACTCCACCTGAGGCAGTAGGCTTGTTCCATAAGATTGCCACCAGTTGGGGACTCCACACAGGGCTCATCCAGCGTCATTTGGCCTACATGTTGGAGGGCAGTTTTCAGAGTAGAGCCGAAGCGATCCACTTTAACTCGCTGAGTGGCGGAGCTTCCATGATGGATTACTTGGCAGAGCAGGGCTTGTTGTGGAGTGAGGCGAAGCATGCTGATCCGCTCGCGGATAGACTTGGGTTCGGTGGGGCGACTAGAGGAATCATCGGGAAAGCAGAACGGGGTGTCGGGCCGTTGAGGTGCTGGTCGCCGAGCGAAACGCTTGCTGGCATCGGATTGTAG
- a CDS encoding uncharacterized protein (related to glycine-rich RNA-binding protein; alternatively spliced; hypothetical protein (Isoform A)) has product MAAKVYVGNLSWNTTDDSLAHAFSTYGQLTDYIVMKDRETGRSRGFGFVTFATQAEADAAIAALNEQELDGRRIRVNMANSRPAGGMGGGYGGVTGQYGANAYGAQGGYGGYGGQPGGFQQPGGFQQQGGYPQQGGYGGYQQPGFQPQQGGYGAPQQGYGAPQQGGYGGYGAQQGFQQPAQQNSGSYNGQGY; this is encoded by the exons ATGGCCGCCAAAGTTTACGTTGGAAACCTCTCGTGGAACACCACCGACGACAGTCTCGCCCACGCCTTTTCGACCTATGGTCAGCTCACCGACTACATTGTCATGAAGGACCGCGAGACCGGCCGCTCGCGCGGTTTCGGTTTCGTCACCTTTGCCACCCAGGCCGAGGCTGACGCCGCCATTGCCGCACTCAACGAGCAGGAGCTCGACGGCCGTCGCATCCGTGTCAACATGGCTAACTCTCGCCCTGCTGGCGGTATGGGCGGCGGCTACGGTGGTGTCACTGGCCAGTACGGCGCCAACGCCTACGGTGCCCAGGGTGGCTACGGTGGCTACGGCGGTCAGCCCGGCGGATTCCAACAGCCCGGCGGCTTTCAGCAGCAGGGTGGCTACCCTCAGCAGGGCGGCTACGGTGGCTACCAGCAGCCTGGTTTCCAGCCCCAGCAGGGCGGCTACGGCGCTCCTCAGCAGGGCTACGGCGCTCCTCAGCAGGGTGGCTACGGAGG ctACGGTGCTCAGCAGGGATTCCAGCAGCCCGCGCAGCAGAACAGTGGCTCGTACAACGGCCAGGGCTACTAA
- a CDS encoding uncharacterized protein (related to glycine-rich RNA-binding protein; hypothetical protein (Isoform B)) has translation MAAKVYVGNLSWNTTDDSLAHAFSTYGQLTDYIVMKDRETGRSRGFGFVTFATQAEADAAIAALNEQELDGRRIRVNMANSRPAGGMGGGYGGVTGQYGANAYGAQGGYGGYGGQPGGFQQPGGFQQQGGYPQQGGYGGYQQPGFQPQQGGYGAPQQGYGAPQQGGYGGYNGQSQ, from the exons ATGGCCGCCAAAGTTTACGTTGGAAACCTCTCGTGGAACACCACCGACGACAGTCTCGCCCACGCCTTTTCGACCTATGGTCAGCTCACCGACTACATTGTCATGAAGGACCGCGAGACCGGCCGCTCGCGCGGTTTCGGTTTCGTCACCTTTGCCACCCAGGCCGAGGCTGACGCCGCCATTGCCGCACTCAACGAGCAGGAGCTCGACGGCCGTCGCATCCGTGTCAACATGGCTAACTCTCGCCCTGCTGGCGGTATGGGCGGCGGCTACGGTGGTGTCACTGGCCAGTACGGCGCCAACGCCTACGGTGCCCAGGGTGGCTACGGTGGCTACGGCGGTCAGCCCGGCGGATTCCAACAGCCCGGCGGCTTTCAGCAGCAGGGTGGCTACCCTCAGCAGGGCGGCTACGGTGGCTACCAGCAGCCTGGTTTCCAGCCCCAGCAGGGCGGCTACGGCGCTCCTCAGCAGGGCTACGGCGCTCCTCAGCAGGGTGGCTACGGAGG ATACAACGGACAGAGCCAGTAG
- a CDS encoding uncharacterized protein (related to anti-silencing protein 1), with translation MSIVHLQSVEILNAEASFKDPYVFKITFECISPLQDDLEWRLVYVGSAGDEKYDQELDTCMVGPVPVGVNSFEFEAAAPSPSKIPPEDLLGVTVILLTASYRDQEFIRVGYYVNNAYESEELRENPPEKVDLTQVRREVLVSKPRVTRFNIKWDDSATASASTQQQGSAEGLTA, from the exons ATGTCGATCGTTCATCTGCAAAGCGTAGAGATCCTCAATGCGGAAGCCAGTTTCAAAGACCCTTACGTCTTCAAGATCACGTTCGAGTGCATCTCGCCTCTGCAAGATGACCTTGAATGGAGGTTGGTTTATGTCGGATCTGCGGGCGATGAGAAGTACGACCAAGAGCTCGACACTTGTATGGTGGGACCTGTTCCCGTCG GGGTAAATTCATTCGAGTTTGAGGCAGCGGCACCTTCACCGTCCAAAATTCCGCCTGAAGACTTGTTGGGAGTCACAGTGATCCTTCTCACAGCGTCGTATCGCGATCAAGAATTCATTCGCGTCGGATACTATGTCAACAACGCGTACGAGTCGGAAGAGTTGCGAGAGAACCCGCCAGAAAAAGTCGACTTGACACAGGTCAGAAGGgaagtgttggtctcgaaGCCGCGAGTGACACGTTTCAACATCAAGTGGGACGACTCGGCTACAGCAAGCGCTTCAACACAACAACAGGGCTCGGCAGAGGGCTTGACTGCATAA